In Mesorhizobium sp. 113-3-3, a genomic segment contains:
- a CDS encoding DUF1403 family protein: protein MILRPKSLSRHPGTLLGAAAVTPPVPVPTWLRRSVPDAQGLAGKDVDDVAFAAGAAIGALDAVVRRQERWAGAWRQRLAISAAAATAKQAGRVEDESAVRDAVLLTRPGDNVGPAGLFLLAWRRLASRPADDLLTEKNLAAVLEDLGLTRGDEVVSDLTDDLRQLAANAGTVETLVGAFAAAERYGFGRVLGAWLADVLLAQRLGWTHAVPLLGGEATLVVGTSRPRRPVTAVLAAGAETEGGTKSLQAAQARAALRAIDLFAELERRADRLLAVAPKLRAKAAGAVVEKLLSDDAIIASENIAGMSDRGLRRLFDRLVELGAVRELSGRPTFRIYGL from the coding sequence ATGATTCTGCGCCCCAAATCTCTCTCGCGCCACCCCGGCACGCTTCTTGGCGCGGCAGCCGTTACTCCACCGGTCCCCGTCCCGACCTGGCTGCGCCGGTCCGTCCCGGATGCGCAAGGCCTTGCGGGAAAAGATGTTGACGACGTCGCGTTCGCCGCCGGCGCCGCCATCGGCGCGCTCGATGCTGTGGTCCGCCGGCAGGAGCGGTGGGCCGGCGCCTGGCGGCAGCGGCTGGCAATTTCGGCGGCCGCGGCAACTGCAAAGCAGGCCGGCCGCGTCGAGGATGAAAGCGCGGTGCGCGACGCCGTGTTGCTCACACGACCGGGCGACAATGTCGGTCCCGCCGGCCTTTTCCTTCTTGCTTGGCGGCGGCTGGCATCTCGCCCAGCGGACGATCTGCTGACGGAGAAAAACCTCGCCGCGGTGCTGGAAGATCTCGGTCTCACGCGCGGTGACGAGGTGGTCAGCGATCTGACGGACGATCTCCGACAGCTTGCCGCCAACGCTGGGACGGTCGAAACGCTGGTCGGAGCATTCGCGGCTGCGGAGCGTTACGGCTTCGGGCGCGTTCTCGGAGCTTGGCTTGCCGATGTCTTGCTCGCGCAGCGGCTAGGTTGGACACATGCAGTCCCTTTGTTGGGCGGCGAGGCTACCTTAGTTGTGGGTACGAGCCGGCCGCGTCGACCAGTGACTGCCGTTCTAGCAGCGGGTGCCGAAACGGAGGGCGGGACCAAAAGTCTGCAGGCCGCGCAAGCGCGCGCTGCGCTGCGCGCCATTGATCTTTTCGCCGAACTCGAGCGCCGTGCGGACCGGCTGCTTGCCGTTGCCCCGAAACTCAGAGCCAAGGCGGCGGGTGCTGTCGTCGAAAAGCTCTTGTCCGACGACGCGATCATTGCCTCAGAAAACATCGCTGGAATGAGCGACCGCGGATTGCGCCGCCTGTTCGACCGGCTGGTCGAGCTCGGTGCCGTGCGCGAGCTGTCCGGTCGTCCCACGTTCCGCATCTACGGGCTGTGA